Proteins from a genomic interval of Nocardia sp. BMG51109:
- a CDS encoding glycosyltransferase: protein MAMYPPLDDVLAAFDGRVPTQHPHVTILRAAWLLATLPGWMNPHSMTTLEAESGGEALIAVGLPHLTTTVREALTDRIAVAANDSDDLAEAIDRLAAIRNHIRRLSPHSPPEQITAAVQAFNDARKTYTDLTAVS, encoded by the coding sequence ATGGCGATGTATCCGCCCCTCGATGACGTGCTGGCGGCCTTCGACGGCCGGGTACCCACACAGCACCCGCACGTGACGATTCTGCGCGCCGCGTGGCTGCTGGCGACGTTACCGGGATGGATGAACCCGCACTCGATGACGACTCTCGAGGCCGAATCCGGCGGCGAGGCACTGATCGCGGTGGGCCTGCCCCATCTGACGACGACCGTGCGCGAAGCCCTGACCGACCGGATCGCGGTCGCCGCGAACGACAGCGACGACCTCGCCGAGGCGATCGACCGCCTCGCGGCAATCCGCAACCACATTCGCCGCCTGTCCCCGCACAGCCCACCCGAGCAGATCACCGCCGCCGTACAGGCGTTCAACGACGCCCGGAAAACCTACACCGACCTCACAGCGGTGTCGTGA